In a genomic window of Arvicanthis niloticus isolate mArvNil1 chromosome 8, mArvNil1.pat.X, whole genome shotgun sequence:
- the LOC117713815 gene encoding large ribosomal subunit protein uL30, producing the protein MEAVPEKKKKVAGAPETLKKKVPAVPKTLKKKKVPAVPETLKKKRRNFAELKVKRLRKKFALKTLRKARRKLIYEKAKHYHKEYRQMYRTEIRMARMARKAGNFYVPAEPKLAFVIRIRGINGVSPKVRKVLQLLRLRQIFNGTFVKLNKASINMLRIVEPYIAWGYPNLKSVNELIYKRGYGKINKKQIALTDNSLIARSLGKFGIICMEDLIHEIYTVGKRFKEANNFLWPFKLSSPRGGMKKKTTHFVEGGDAGNREDQINRLIRRMN; encoded by the coding sequence ATGGAGGCTgttccagagaagaagaagaaggttgCTGGTGCACCAGAAACCCTTAAGAAAAAGGTTCCCGCTGTGCCAAAAACCCTTAAGAAGAAAAAGGTTCCTGCTGTGCCAGAGACCCTTAAGAAAAAGCGAAGGAATTTCGCAGAGTTGAAGGTGAAGCGCCTGAGGAAGAAGTTTGCCCTGAAGACACTTCGAAAGGCAAGGAGGAAGCTCATCTATGAGAAGGCAAAGCACTACCACAAGGAGTACAGGCAGATGTACCGGACCGAGATTCGCATGGCCAGGATGGCAAGGAAAGCTGGCAACTTCTATGTGCCCGCAGAACCAAAGCTGGCGTTTGTCATCAGAATCCGAGGTATCAATGGAGTAAGCCCAAAGGTCCGCAAGGTATTGCAACTTCTTCGCCTTCGACAGATTTTCAATGGCACCTTTGTTAAGCTCAACAAGGCTTCAATTAACATGCTGAGGATTGTGGAACCGTACATTGCATGGGGGTACCCCAACCTGAAGTCCGTCAACGAGCTTATCTACAAGAGGGGCTACGGCAAAATCAATAAGAAGCAGATTGCCTTGACAGACAATTCCTTGATTGCTCGGTCTCTGGGTAAATTTGGCATCATCTGCATGGAGGATCTAATTCATGAGATCTATACAGTTGGGAAACGCTTCAAGGAAGCAAATAACTTCCTGTGGCCTTTCAAATTATCTTCCCCACGAGGtggaatgaagaaaaagacaactcactttgtagaaggTGGAGATGCTGGCAACAGGGAAGACCAGATCAACAGGCTTATTAGACGGATGAACTAA